TCGGACTCCGTGATCCTTCCCATCGTCTCTCTTCCTGGGTCGGGGAGGATTGTTGTACCTGGGAAGGCGTCGACTGCAGCAACATCACTGGCCACGTTACCAAGCTCGACCTTCGGAATCAACACAACGAGGACATATTTGACTGTTCTGACGATAATACGTTTGACATTTTTGTGGTACATACCGGATGCAAATGGGCACTGCGTGGTGACCTAAACCCATCGTTGCTTTCTCTGCGGCGTCTTCATCACTTGGATCTCAGCGGCAACCATTTTAAGCGTAACGACATCCCTGAGTTATTGGGATCCTTGACGAGACTAACGTATCTAAATCTGTCAAATGCAGGCTTCGTGGGCAGAGTACCCGATCAGCTGGGGAATCTCTCTGCCTTGCTCTACCTCGACCTTTCTTATGATAGAGATTATTTCCCTCAAAACTTGTTCATCGAAAACCCTGAATGGATCTCTCGGCTCGCTTCACTTCGGCGTCTGAATATGAATTCAGTGGATTTTAGAAGTGCGTCCAACTGGTTACGAGCATTGAACGCCCTCCCTCATGTTCGAGAAGTTGAATTGTCTGGCTGCTACTTGGGAACCTTACCTCGTTCGCTTCCTCATGTCAACTTCACATCTCTCACCAGACTTGATCTTGGAAATAACGGTTTCAACTCTAGCATACCAGATTGGTTGCTTAATGTAACTAGTCTCCAGTACCTTTACCTTGGTTACAATTCTCTCTCTGTCTTCCTTCCTGCCATTGCCAAGCTGACATCTCTCAGGGCACTCGACTTGTCCGGAAATTTGTTCCACAGGGGGTTTATACCGAGAGCTCTGTCCGACCTCTGCGAGCTCCAAAGCCTTCGACTAAGTGACACGTCTATCAACGATTCGCTAGTCAATTTGGAAGTGGCTTTCTCTGGATGCCTTAGGTTCAGCTTGGAGGAATTGGACCTTCGCTCCACTTGGCTTGGAGGTTCCATGCGAGCAGATTGGTTAGGAAACATGAAGAATCTCAAATATCTTTATCTTTCTAAGAATTCGCTCCATGGTTCAGTGCCTGATTCTCTTTTTAACCTGCAATTGCTGCAAGTTTTGGATCTCGGTCTCAACAATTTGAATGAGTCGATTACCGAAGGCCTCGGACAACTGAAAAGCCTTTTCTATTTGGATCTCTCCAGTAACTCATTGAGCTTGTCTGAAGTCCACTTGGCTAATCTATCAAGTTTAAAGTATTTGCATATTTCTTTCATCACGTCGTTCCTGATGGAAAGCCATGATTGGACTCCT
Above is a genomic segment from Musa acuminata AAA Group cultivar baxijiao chromosome BXJ3-4, Cavendish_Baxijiao_AAA, whole genome shotgun sequence containing:
- the LOC103983342 gene encoding receptor-like protein EIX1 isoform X2, which gives rise to MGERSPLLVIMFSLALLTIKLEISHGSTYIRCRERERKALIDLKLGLRDPSHRLSSWVGEDCCTWEGVDCSNITGHVTKLDLRNQHNEDIFDCSDDNTFDIFVVHTGCKWALRGDLNPSLLSLRRLHHLDLSGNHFKRNDIPELLGSLTRLTYLNLSNAGFVGRVPDQLGNLSALLYLDLSYDRDYFPQNLFIENPEWISRLASLRRLNMNSVDFRSASNWLRALNALPHVREVELSGCYLGTLPRSLPHVNFTSLTRLDLGNNGFNSSIPDWLLNVTSLQYLYLGYNSLSVFLPAIAKLTSLRALDLSGNLFHRGFIPRALSDLCELQSLRLSDTSINDSLVNLEVAFSGCLRFSLEELDLRSTWLGGSMRADWLGNMKNLKYLYLSKNSLHGSVPDSLFNLQLLQVLDLGLNNLNESITEGLGQLKSLFYLDLSSNSLSLSEVHLANLSSLKYLHISFITSFLMESHDWTPPFQLIALGMAFCQVAPRPHFPVWLQTQKDLYTLDLRTTGIKETIPNWLPSGLRLLFLSNNEITGEVPQYLPNLIAMELSNNSFSGRLPPGPFLFKKMYELD